One Pseudomonas brassicacearum genomic region harbors:
- the betA gene encoding choline dehydrogenase: protein MSHVFDYIIIGAGSAGNTLATRLTEDEGVTVLLLEAGGPDYRLDFRTQMPAALAFPLQGRRYNWAYETDPEPHMNGRRMECGRGKGLGGSSLINGMCYIRGNALDYDNWSKLPGLEDWTYLDCLPYFRKAETRDIGPNDYHGGDGPVSVTTPKAGNNPLFHAMVEAGVQAGYPRTEDLNGYQQEGFGPMDRTVTPNGRRASTARGYLDIAKKRSTLTIVTHALTDKIVFEGKRAVGVRYLVGAAEERVEARARKEVLLCSGAIASPQILQRSGVGPAKLLESLDIPVVHDLPGVGENLQDHLELYLQYACTQPVSLYPSLLWYNQPAIGAEWLFNGTGIGASNQFEAGGFIRTRPDFDWPNIQYHFLPVAINYNGSNGVKEHGFQAHMGSMRSPSRGRVQVKSKDPRQYPSILFNYMATEQDWQEFRDGIRLTREIMQQPALDPFRGREISPGIEVQTDEQLDQFIREHAETAFHPSCSCKMGTDAMAVVDGEGRVHGMQGLRVVDASIMPIITTGNLNAPTIMIAEKIADKIRGRKPLPRSTAPYYVAGDAPVRGKPMREVGPMAQ from the coding sequence ATGTCCCACGTATTCGACTACATCATCATCGGCGCCGGCTCGGCCGGTAACACCCTGGCCACCCGCCTGACCGAAGACGAGGGCGTCACCGTCCTGCTGCTCGAAGCCGGCGGCCCGGACTATCGCCTCGACTTCCGCACACAAATGCCCGCCGCCCTGGCGTTCCCGCTGCAGGGCCGGCGCTACAACTGGGCCTACGAGACCGACCCAGAGCCGCACATGAACGGTCGCCGGATGGAGTGCGGTCGCGGCAAGGGGCTGGGCGGTTCTTCGCTGATCAACGGCATGTGCTACATCCGCGGCAACGCCCTGGACTATGACAACTGGTCAAAACTGCCTGGTCTTGAGGACTGGACGTACCTGGACTGCCTGCCCTACTTCAGAAAAGCGGAGACTCGGGACATCGGCCCGAACGATTACCACGGCGGCGACGGCCCGGTCAGCGTGACCACGCCCAAGGCCGGCAACAACCCGCTGTTCCACGCCATGGTCGAGGCCGGTGTGCAGGCCGGTTACCCGCGTACCGAAGACCTCAACGGCTACCAGCAGGAAGGTTTCGGCCCGATGGACCGCACCGTCACGCCCAACGGCCGTCGCGCCAGTACCGCGCGCGGTTACCTGGATATCGCCAAGAAGCGCTCGACACTGACCATCGTGACTCACGCCCTGACCGACAAGATCGTGTTCGAAGGCAAACGCGCCGTCGGTGTGCGTTACCTGGTGGGCGCTGCCGAAGAGCGCGTCGAGGCCCGGGCGCGCAAGGAAGTGCTGCTGTGCTCCGGCGCCATCGCCTCGCCGCAGATCCTGCAACGCTCCGGCGTCGGTCCGGCCAAATTACTGGAAAGCCTCGACATCCCGGTGGTCCACGACCTGCCGGGCGTCGGTGAAAACCTCCAGGATCACCTTGAGCTGTACCTGCAATACGCCTGCACCCAACCGGTTTCGCTGTACCCGTCGCTGCTCTGGTACAACCAGCCGGCCATTGGTGCCGAGTGGCTGTTCAACGGCACCGGCATCGGCGCCAGCAACCAGTTCGAGGCCGGCGGTTTCATCCGCACCCGGCCGGATTTCGATTGGCCGAACATCCAGTATCACTTCCTGCCGGTGGCGATTAACTACAACGGCAGCAACGGTGTGAAGGAACATGGCTTCCAGGCGCACATGGGCTCCATGCGTTCGCCAAGCCGTGGCCGGGTCCAGGTCAAGTCCAAGGATCCACGCCAGTACCCGAGCATCCTGTTCAACTACATGGCGACCGAACAAGACTGGCAGGAATTTCGCGATGGCATCCGCCTGACCCGCGAGATCATGCAGCAGCCGGCGCTCGATCCGTTCCGTGGTCGCGAGATCAGCCCGGGTATCGAGGTGCAGACGGACGAGCAACTGGACCAGTTCATCCGCGAACACGCCGAAACCGCGTTCCATCCGTCCTGCTCGTGCAAGATGGGCACCGACGCCATGGCGGTGGTGGATGGCGAAGGTCGCGTGCATGGCATGCAGGGGCTGCGCGTGGTGGATGCCTCGATCATGCCGATCATCACCACCGGCAACCTGAACGCGCCGACGATCATGATCGCCGAGAAAATCGCCGACAAGATCCGTGGTCGCAAGCCATTGCCACGCAGCACTGCCCCGTACTACGTGGCCGGCGACGCGCCGGTGCGCGGCAAGCCGATGCGGGAAGTGGGGCCAATGGCCCAGTAA
- the mdtD gene encoding multidrug transporter subunit MdtD, whose protein sequence is MPNRAPLDAVTARWLPWVVAIAFFMQSLDGTILNTALPAMARDLAENPLRMQGVIIAYMLTVALLIPASGWIADRFGTKKIFFGAILLFSFGSLLCALSSSLSMLIGARVIQGLGGALMLPVGRLVVLRAYPRSELVRIMGFITIPGLLGPLIGPTMGGWMVEYLTWHWIFIINLPVGVIGCYAVWKFIPDLRGSERTRFDGLGFLLFGAAMVLITVAMEGLGELHLPHLRVMLLLFGGMACLAAYWLRAGHVENALFPPSLFKTRTFAVGILGNLFARLGSGALPFLVPLLLQVALGYSPSQAGMSMLPLAAAAMVAKSVARPLIERLGYRIVLTGNTLALGLMLASMGLVSEQTPYWLLLAQLAVLGAINSLQFTAMNTVTLIDLDDASASSGNSLLSVVAQLSLSLGVACAGALLGGFTAQVGNDGVDTVLGAFQLTFVTVGIMAMLAATIFSQLSKQDGRRVKRPDEHIEH, encoded by the coding sequence ATGCCCAACCGCGCACCGCTCGACGCCGTCACCGCCCGCTGGCTTCCGTGGGTCGTGGCAATCGCCTTCTTCATGCAGTCCCTGGACGGGACCATCCTCAACACCGCCCTGCCCGCCATGGCCCGTGACCTGGCGGAAAACCCGCTGCGCATGCAGGGCGTGATCATTGCCTACATGCTCACCGTGGCGCTGTTGATCCCGGCCTCGGGCTGGATCGCCGACCGCTTTGGCACCAAGAAGATTTTCTTCGGCGCGATCCTGTTGTTCAGCTTCGGCTCGCTGCTGTGTGCCCTGTCCAGTTCGTTGAGCATGCTGATCGGTGCCCGGGTCATCCAGGGCCTGGGCGGCGCGCTGATGCTGCCGGTGGGCAGGCTGGTGGTGCTGCGGGCCTACCCGCGCTCGGAACTGGTGCGGATCATGGGCTTCATCACCATTCCAGGCCTGCTCGGCCCGCTGATCGGCCCGACCATGGGCGGCTGGATGGTGGAGTACCTGACCTGGCACTGGATCTTCATCATCAACCTGCCGGTGGGCGTGATCGGTTGTTATGCGGTGTGGAAGTTCATCCCCGACCTGCGCGGCAGCGAGCGCACCCGGTTCGATGGCCTGGGGTTCCTGCTGTTCGGCGCGGCGATGGTACTGATCACCGTCGCCATGGAGGGCCTGGGCGAACTGCACCTGCCGCACCTGCGGGTGATGCTGTTGCTGTTCGGCGGCATGGCCTGCCTGGCGGCCTATTGGCTGCGGGCCGGGCACGTCGAGAATGCGCTGTTCCCGCCGTCGCTGTTCAAGACCCGGACCTTCGCCGTGGGCATCCTTGGCAACCTGTTCGCGCGTCTGGGCAGCGGCGCCCTGCCGTTCCTGGTGCCGTTGCTGCTGCAAGTGGCCCTGGGTTACTCGCCGTCCCAAGCCGGGATGAGCATGCTGCCCCTGGCGGCGGCGGCCATGGTTGCCAAATCCGTGGCCCGGCCGCTGATCGAACGCCTGGGCTATCGCATCGTCCTGACCGGCAACACCCTCGCCCTGGGCCTGATGCTGGCGAGCATGGGCCTGGTCAGCGAACAGACGCCGTATTGGCTGCTGCTGGCGCAACTGGCGGTGTTGGGGGCGATCAACTCGCTGCAATTCACCGCGATGAATACCGTGACCCTGATCGACTTGGACGACGCCAGCGCCAGCAGCGGCAACAGCCTGCTGTCGGTAGTGGCGCAACTGTCCCTGAGCCTCGGCGTGGCCTGCGCCGGCGCCTTGCTCGGCGGCTTTACGGCCCAGGTCGGTAACGACGGCGTGGACACGGTGCTGGGGGCGTTCCAGCTGACGTTCGTGACGGTGGGGATCATGGCGATGCTGGCGGCGACGATTTTTTCCCAGCTGTCGAAGCAGGATGGGCGGCGCGTCAAGCGGCCGGATGAGCATATCGAGCATTAA
- a CDS encoding TldD/PmbA family protein: MSTVNNQAGAFKALVDWLRDALHGPEQFTLGYAAESSAFVRFNHGKVRQAGQVQQANVSFKLIDDGRHADLQITLSGEAETDLQRLAEGLQQLRETLPLLPRDPYLLLNHNHWQSHNVQDHPLPDTEQVVAEITRAAEGLDLVGFYAAGPISRGFASSSGAFGWHQANSFNFDFSLFHENGQAVKASYAGHAWSGEGFAQRFEQARQQLAFLGRPLRTLPPGEYRAYLAPAALEEIMGMLSWGGFSARAIASKQSPLQKFYASEAHFSPTVWLHEQVSGSLSPAFSDEGYPRNDLALIAKGTANARLVNSRSAAEYGLTTNGASSYEYPTALVMQEGLLEQKHILDALGTGLYISNLWYLNYSDQPAARLTGMTRFATFWVENGQIVAPVSTMRFDDSVYSLLGSQLESLTQERELLLSASTYSQRATASMLLPGALVKRLTLTL, from the coding sequence ATGAGTACAGTCAATAATCAGGCTGGGGCGTTCAAGGCGCTGGTCGACTGGCTGCGCGACGCCCTGCATGGGCCGGAACAGTTCACCCTCGGCTACGCCGCCGAGTCCTCGGCCTTCGTGCGCTTCAACCATGGCAAGGTCCGCCAGGCCGGGCAAGTGCAACAGGCCAATGTCAGTTTCAAACTGATCGACGACGGTCGCCACGCCGACTTGCAGATCACCTTGTCCGGTGAAGCCGAGACGGATTTGCAACGCTTGGCCGAAGGCCTGCAACAACTGCGCGAAACCTTGCCGTTGCTGCCCCGCGATCCGTACCTGCTGCTCAATCACAACCACTGGCAGAGCCACAACGTACAGGACCATCCGCTGCCGGACACCGAGCAGGTCGTGGCCGAAATCACCCGCGCCGCCGAAGGCCTGGACCTGGTGGGGTTCTATGCCGCCGGGCCCATCAGCCGTGGCTTTGCCAGTTCTTCGGGGGCGTTCGGCTGGCATCAGGCCAACAGCTTCAACTTCGATTTCAGCCTGTTCCATGAAAACGGCCAGGCCGTGAAAGCCAGTTACGCCGGGCATGCGTGGAGCGGCGAAGGGTTTGCCCAGCGCTTCGAACAGGCCCGTCAGCAATTGGCGTTCCTGGGCCGACCGCTGCGAACGCTGCCGCCCGGCGAGTACCGCGCCTACCTGGCGCCGGCCGCGCTGGAAGAGATCATGGGCATGCTCAGCTGGGGCGGGTTCTCGGCCCGGGCGATTGCCAGTAAGCAGAGCCCGTTGCAGAAGTTCTACGCCAGCGAAGCCCACTTCAGCCCCACCGTATGGCTGCACGAGCAGGTCAGCGGCTCCTTGAGCCCGGCGTTTTCCGACGAAGGCTATCCTCGCAATGACCTGGCGCTGATCGCCAAGGGCACGGCCAATGCGCGGCTGGTCAACTCCCGCAGCGCCGCCGAATACGGCCTCACCACCAACGGCGCCAGCAGCTATGAATACCCCACGGCGCTGGTCATGCAGGAAGGTCTGCTGGAGCAGAAACACATCCTCGACGCCCTCGGCACCGGGCTGTACATCAGCAACCTCTGGTACCTGAACTACTCGGACCAGCCGGCCGCACGCCTGACCGGCATGACCCGCTTTGCCACGTTCTGGGTCGAGAACGGCCAGATTGTCGCGCCGGTCAGCACCATGCGTTTCGACGACAGTGTCTACAGCCTGCTCGGCTCACAACTCGAAAGCCTGACCCAAGAGCGGGAACTTCTGCTCTCGGCCAGCACCTACAGCCAGCGAGCCACGGCCTCGATGTTGTTGCCGGGGGCGCTGGTGAAGCGGTTGACCTTGACGTTGTAA
- a CDS encoding TldD/PmbA family protein, whose amino-acid sequence MFDFYPQLKQRFAALRTGAEFFSLRYVRESGQHLSVRKNVAEPPSLGRDEGAMLTARVNGVEAYAATNDLSLAGLQAALERAEQQARRLKPHALLDLREQSVSSDRADYCSPHFDQAFPSLSDCYQLLGAESAAVPQDERLVNWQVSIGLTQVEQIYLNSAGAELRQAQRFVYPSLEVTAFDGHDSQTRTLGRENFGQQGGFDVISRCGLIGAGPKIADQALQLLMAPNTPQGPRDLLLMPDQMMLQIHESIGHPLELDRILGDERNYAGTSFVKTSDFGHLQYGSSLLNVTFDPNIPEELASYSHDDDGSAASKQFLIREGRLLRPLGGALSQFRAGLDGVANSRACGWNRPPIDRMANLNIEPGDQPLEQLIQGIERGVLMRTNRSWSIDDARNKFQFGCEWGQLIENGELKGVVKNPNYRGISAQFWKSLRAVGDASTSQVLGTPNCGKGEPNQVIRVGHASPACVFSNVDVFGGDA is encoded by the coding sequence ATGTTCGACTTCTACCCCCAGCTCAAGCAGCGTTTTGCTGCCTTGCGCACGGGCGCTGAATTCTTTTCCCTGCGTTATGTGCGCGAGTCCGGCCAGCATTTGTCGGTGCGCAAGAATGTCGCCGAACCGCCCAGCCTTGGCCGTGATGAAGGCGCGATGCTCACCGCGCGGGTCAATGGCGTCGAGGCGTATGCCGCCACCAACGATCTGTCCCTGGCCGGCCTGCAAGCGGCGCTGGAGCGGGCCGAGCAACAAGCCCGCCGGCTCAAGCCCCATGCCCTGCTCGACTTGCGCGAACAATCGGTGTCCAGCGACCGCGCCGATTACTGCTCGCCCCATTTCGACCAGGCCTTCCCCTCCCTGAGCGATTGCTACCAGTTGCTCGGTGCCGAGTCGGCCGCGGTGCCCCAGGACGAACGCCTGGTGAATTGGCAAGTCAGCATCGGCCTGACCCAGGTCGAACAGATCTACCTCAACAGCGCCGGCGCTGAACTGCGCCAGGCCCAGCGCTTTGTCTACCCGTCGCTGGAGGTCACCGCCTTCGACGGCCACGACAGCCAAACCCGCACCCTGGGCCGGGAAAACTTCGGCCAGCAAGGTGGCTTCGATGTGATCAGCCGCTGCGGCCTGATCGGCGCCGGGCCAAAAATCGCTGATCAGGCCCTGCAATTGCTGATGGCACCGAACACCCCGCAAGGCCCCCGCGACCTGCTGCTGATGCCCGACCAGATGATGCTGCAGATACACGAGTCCATCGGCCATCCGCTGGAGCTGGACCGCATCCTGGGGGACGAACGCAATTACGCCGGCACCAGCTTCGTCAAGACCAGCGACTTCGGACACCTGCAATACGGCTCCAGCCTGTTGAACGTGACGTTCGACCCGAACATTCCCGAGGAACTGGCGAGCTACAGCCATGACGACGACGGCAGTGCCGCGAGCAAACAATTCCTGATTCGTGAAGGTCGGCTGCTGCGCCCGCTGGGCGGTGCACTGTCGCAGTTCCGCGCTGGCCTGGACGGCGTTGCCAACAGCCGCGCCTGCGGTTGGAACCGCCCGCCCATCGACCGCATGGCGAACCTGAACATCGAACCCGGCGACCAGCCCCTGGAGCAACTGATCCAGGGCATCGAGCGCGGCGTGCTGATGCGCACCAACCGCTCCTGGTCCATCGACGATGCCCGCAACAAATTCCAGTTCGGCTGCGAGTGGGGCCAGTTGATTGAGAACGGCGAACTCAAGGGCGTGGTGAAGAACCCCAACTACCGGGGCATTTCCGCACAATTCTGGAAGAGCCTGCGCGCCGTGGGCGATGCCAGTACCTCCCAGGTCCTGGGCACACCGAACTGTGGCAAGGGCGAACCGAACCAGGTCATCCGTGTCGGCCATGCGTCGCCGGCCTGTGTGTTCAGCAACGTCGATGTGTTTGGGGGAGATGCCTGA